The nucleotide window GTACTCTTGTTTTGTCATTTTTGCTCCAAATTTACACCGCATTTTATCTTAAACATACTTTATAAATGATCCAAATTTAGCTCTCTTGCGTCACAAAGATGGACATTTTTATAGACCTTTGCTATCTCATCCCTCACCCTCATCAGCGCAAAGCCAAGTAAATTTTGCCCGCGCCACTTCATAGGATTTTGCGCATTTTCATCGCTTGCGGCCAAACCTATGCCCCAGATTTTATCAACTGGGCTTGCCTCAACCAAAATTTTACTACCAGTTTGGAGCAGAAAGTCTCGCAAAGGGGCATTTTGGCTAAATTTTAGATAGCTAGCATTTAGCACGACGCCAAATTTGATCTCATCCCAGACCTTAGCGTCAAAGCCTCGCACCTGCCTGCCAAGTGCCTTCATCTGCGCTGGATCTTTGGCGGATAAAATTTGCTCCAACGCCTCCTTATCGCCAAAGCACTCAGCCTTTTTAGCCTTGCACTCTACCAAAGCGTGGCTTGACTCATCGCCTCGTGCATATCAAAAAGCTGCTTGTGCTCGGCCACATCGTGCGTCCTAATGATCTGTGCGCCGTTTTCGAAGGCCTTTAAGTGTAGGTAAAGCGAGCCTGGTAATCGGTCTTTAACCTCGCTTGGGTAGTAGTGATTTATCACTGATTTGCGGCTCGCACCAACTAGCAACGGACAGTCAAATTTTAAAAAATGTTCCAAATGCTTAATAAGCAGTAAATTTTGTTCAGCCGTCTTGCCAAAGCCAATACCCACATCAAACACTAGCTTTTTGGCGCCAAGCTCTCTAGCCAGGGCTATCTTTTGCTCAAAAAAGTCTGCTATCTCGCCGATTAGGTCGTTATATTTTGGTGCAACCTGCATGGTGGCTGGATTGCCTTGCATATGCATCATGCAAAACTCAGCATCGTATCGCGCCGCAAGCGTGGCAAGTGAGGCGTTTGCCGTGATATCATTTATCATTTTAAAGCCGTGATTTAGGGCAAATTCAAGGCAATAAGGATCAAAGCTATCAAGGCTAAATTTCGCCTTTTCGTGCAAATTTAGCTTGTAAATTTCCTCTACGATATCTTTTATGCGCCTAAATTCCTCTTCACGGCCGCAATACTCGCTCCCTGGCCTTGAGCTAACACCACCAAGGTCGATATAGTGAGCTCCTGCTTCTATCATGTATTCTATTTTTGAGATACCGTTTTGCGTATTTATGCGGCTTTGTTCATTAAAGCTATCTGTGTTTATGTTTGCAACGCCCATTATAAGAGGCTTTGTTGGCTTTATAAATTTTGTCTCTAAAAAGGCTGCTAAATTTTTAAGTCCAAAGTCTTGCAACTTCTCCTTTTTAGCTAGCTGCCTAAGCTGCGCATTTGTCGCCATTAGCAATGCTTTATTTAGACTCTGCTTGCCCAAAATCGTATCTTTATGCGTCACAAGCTCAGCTCCAACGCTTAGGGCATCTTGCTTTAGAATATTTGCCGCTGGGGTTTTTATCTCATCTATGTAAATAAAATTTATCTCGCTCTTTTCGTACATGAGCTTCGCACCAGCAGGACTTGGTGAAATGGCTTTGCAAATTTCATCAAAGTCGCTTTTGTTATCTATCTTATAAAATTTCAACGTCGTCCTTTTTGAAATATAGCAAGCAGTAGTGGCGTTAGCACGGCGTGAGACTTAGCATTTAGATCTGCTAGCTTTATAAGCGAGAAAAAATAATCCATCTCATCGCCGCTAAATTTATACCCAGCATCAACTGCTTTTGTCACGATAACGCCAACAAGCTCTTTTAGCTCGTTTTTGCCAAATTTCTGTGCTTGCTCGTCTGCGATCTTTTGATCGATAAAACTTGTTAACTCTTTTAAGCTAAGCGATTTTAAATTTAGATCAAGAGTTATTTTTGGCTTTTTTGTGAGATTATTTTCTATGAGCATTCTTGATCTAATCGTTGGTAGAAGTAAATTTTTACTCTGCGTTGCTATTATAAATTTGATATTTCTTGGAGGCTCTTCGATGATCTTTAAAAGTGCGTTTTGAGCCTCTGTCCTAAAAGAATTAGCATGTATTACTAAAATTTTTTCATCTTTTTCAGCAATGTAAGCTTCTGCGATGACCTCTTTTGCATTTTC belongs to Campylobacter concisus and includes:
- the folP gene encoding dihydropteroate synthase encodes the protein MKFYKIDNKSDFDEICKAISPSPAGAKLMYEKSEINFIYIDEIKTPAANILKQDALSVGAELVTHKDTILGKQSLNKALLMATNAQLRQLAKKEKLQDFGLKNLAAFLETKFIKPTKPLIMGVANINTDSFNEQSRINTQNGISKIEYMIEAGAHYIDLGGVSSRPGSEYCGREEEFRRIKDIVEEIYKLNLHEKAKFSLDSFDPYCLEFALNHGFKMINDITANASLATLAARYDAEFCMMHMQGNPATMQVAPKYNDLIGEIADFFEQKIALARELGAKKLVFDVGIGFGKTAEQNLLLIKHLEHFLKFDCPLLVGASRKSVINHYYPSEVKDRLPGSLYLHLKAFENGAQIIRTHDVAEHKQLFDMHEAMSQATLW
- a CDS encoding DNA polymerase III subunit delta', translated to MLNKIVVTSDFESLKAKLESEFGINNLRFFISDDFLLENAKEVIAEAYIAEKDEKILVIHANSFRTEAQNALLKIIEEPPRNIKFIIATQSKNLLLPTIRSRMLIENNLTKKPKITLDLNLKSLSLKELTSFIDQKIADEQAQKFGKNELKELVGVIVTKAVDAGYKFSGDEMDYFFSLIKLADLNAKSHAVLTPLLLAIFQKGRR
- a CDS encoding NADAR family protein; this translates as MVECKAKKAECFGDKEALEQILSAKDPAQMKALGRQVRGFDAKVWDEIKFGVVLNASYLKFSQNAPLRDFLLQTGSKILVEASPVDKIWGIGLAASDENAQNPMKWRGQNLLGFALMRVRDEIAKVYKNVHLCDARELNLDHL